The following coding sequences lie in one Phragmites australis chromosome 8, lpPhrAust1.1, whole genome shotgun sequence genomic window:
- the LOC133927574 gene encoding uncharacterized protein LOC133927574 has protein sequence MVPEGPIAGRPQVAGHRQESGRPRAAERRSAAGVPRVAGHRPAVRLPQETVTRPAEGVLPAVEQRWRRGTKESTPRRSCLSHHPCHRRRVHGGEVQGSGTRRPRLALELVYSECLSRPAAGDGLHGGGEASSAVAQRPRPARERVHTECPSWPVARDRLRSGPAETLAEEEEGRLWAEAVGPGVQDPRIAMAIPRTKDCVSVLLPEPPKDVAGDQRRPEAPRPAPAPEPSAPELSAPTELEPQVLPSLEPRAAAALEPPAPAEPAPSTSRAGQMAAARAAPSRQQSGIPSASAERAAVAGERAQLEAERVTLVEERGRLEEVGRLLEARITSARVAHERERRVMAEEWETLDEVHEEAIAKQEEATRLGEISRRWAAELLARERLVRAREDAILPREKAVEPPRQT, from the exons ATGGTGCCCGAAGGACCAATAGCGGGGAGGCCGCAGGTGGCAGGCCACCGGCAGGAGTCAGGGAGGCCGCGGGCGGCCGAACGTAGATCAGCGGCAGGGGTGCCACGGGTGGCAGGCCACAGGCCGGCCGTGCGGCTGCCGCAGGAAACAGTCACCAGGCCGGCGGAAGGAGTGCTGCCGGCAGTGGAGCAGCGGTGGCGCCGGGGTACAAAGGAAAGCACCCCCAGACGTTCGTGCCTCAGtcatcatccttgtcatcgCCGTCGCGTCCACGGAGGTGAGGTCCAGGGCTCGGGAACTCGGAGACCAAGGTTGGCGCTGGAGCtggtctacagcgagtgcctaAGTCGGCCCGCCGCTGGAGACGGGCTCCACGGCGGAGGCGAGGCCTCGAGCGCCGTagcccagagaccaaggccggcacgaGAGCGCGTCCACACCGAGTGCCCAAGCTGGCCCGTCGCCAGAGACCGGCTCCGCAGCGGCCCCGCAGAGACCctcgccgaagaggaggagggcagacTCTGGGCTGAAGCcgtcgggcccggagttcaagatcccaGAATCGCGATGGCAATACCGAGGACCAAAGACTGCGTAAGTGTTCTTCTCCCAGA gccgcccaaggacgtCGCCGGGGACCAAAGACGACCGGAAGCACCAAGGCCGGCTCCCGCCCCAGAGCCGAGCGCTCCTGAGCTGAGCGCGCCGACTGAGCTGGAGCCACAGGTGCTGCCGAGCCttgagccgagggcagcggccgcgcTCGAGCCACCGGCGCCGGCCGAGCCCGCCCCTAGTACTTCGAGGGCGGGGCAGATGGCCGCGGCGAGGGCAGCACCGTCAAGGCAGCAGTCAGGGatcccgagcgcctctgcagagagg gcggccgtggcaggGGAACGAGCacagctcgaggccgagcgggTCACCCTCGTAGAGGAGAGGGGGCGGCTGGAGGAGGTTGGCcgccttttggaggcccgcatcaCCTCGGCCCGTGTCgcccatgagagggagaggcgcgTGATGGCCGAGGAGTGGGAGACCCTGGATGAAGTGCACGAGGAGGCCATCGCCAAGCAAGAGGAAGCCACCCGCCTGGGTGAGATATCCCGGCGGTGGGCCGCAGAGCTGCTCGCCAGGGAGCGGCTGGTGCGGGCTCGGGAGGATGCCATCCTGCCGcgcgagaaggcggtggagcctcccaggcagacttag